From Pelmatolapia mariae isolate MD_Pm_ZW linkage group LG1, Pm_UMD_F_2, whole genome shotgun sequence, one genomic window encodes:
- the LOC134639143 gene encoding M-protein, striated muscle-like yields the protein MAELTNKVDFDFDFDFDPVTAKAVAGSQEVSCVVDEKSGDIVLSFESCQINEGSKFIWKKDYKEITDFSKGVVIKSEGTHSKLIFKNPDKEDFGTYSVSVTNTEGVSSSYTISNEELVKMLALSYDIRHPVIPLKSELAYKILERGRMRFWLQAEEISSNVTYKFFANNKELSGADPNKMGHDVATGIIEFIMDHFTEENEGTYTCQITDGGGKAQSSLVLIGNAFKAALAEADFQRREYIRVKEGPHFSEFLSLQIGDDCSVTLVCKVANLKKESVFHWFREDTEIIPDVKPDLGSGVCKLPIKEFSMKTAGIYKATISDDRGKDMSQINISGKVFDDAINKLSQLAGASAAELVINCTATGIQLQCHMKYYTLEMNITWYNGLNSPTVTRL from the exons ATGGCAGAATTGacaaataaagttgactttgactttgactttgactttgacccTGTGACTGCCAAGGCCGTGGCAG GTTCCCAGGAGGTGTCCTGTGTGGTGGATGAGAAGTCAGGTGACATTGTTCTGTCATTCGAGTCCTGCCAGATAAACGAAGGCTCCAAGTTCATCTGGAAGAAAGATTATAAAGAAATCACAGATTTCTCTAAAGGGGTAGTGATTAAATCTGAGGGCACCCA CTCTAAGCTGATCTTCAAGAACCCAGATAAGGAAGACTTTGGGACGTATTCTGTTTCTGTCACAAACACAGAGGGAGTGTCATCCAGCTACACAATCTCTAATGAAG AGTTGGTAAAGATGCTGGCGCTCAGTTATGATATCAGACACCCAG TCATCCCGCTGAAGTCTGAGTTGGCCTATAAGATTCTGGAGAGAGGCCGAATGAGGTTCTGGCTGCAGGCTGAGGAGATTTCTTCCAATGTCACCTACAAATTCTTTGCAAACAACAAGGAACTGTCTGGAGCTGAT CCCAACAAGATGGGTCATGACGTCGCTACAGGGATCATTGAGTTCATCATGGATCATTTCACTGAGGAGAATGAGGGGACGTATACCTGCCAGATCACAGATGGAGGAGGAAAGGCACAGAGCTCACTGGTTCTGATTGGAAATG CTTTCAAGGCAGCACTGGCTGAGGCCGATTTCCAGAGGAGAGAGTACATCAGAGTCAAAGAGG GCCCCCACTTTAGTGAGTTTCTATCACTTCAGATTGGGGATGACTGCTCTGTCACTTTGGTCTGCAAG GTTGCTAACTTGAAGAAGGAATCAGTGTTTCACTGGTTTAGAGAAGACACGGAGATCATCCCGGATGTAAAACCTGACCTGGGATCAGGAGTCTGTAAACTGCCAATTAAAGAG TTTTCAATGAAGACAGCAGGAATTTACAAAGCCACCATCAGCGATGACAGAGGAAAAGATATGAGCCAAATAAACATTTCTGGAAAAG TCTTTGACGATGCCATAAACAAGCTCAGCCAACTGGCTG GAGCCAGTGCAGCAGAGCTTGTGATAAACTGCACAGCAACAGGCATTCAGCTGCAGTGTCACATGAAGTATTACACCTTAGAGATGAACATCACCTGGTATAATGG ACTAAACTCTCCCACAGTGACAAGATTGTGA